ACCCTATCATGTATATTACGCTATATTTCGTGAGGGAATTCTCTTTGTGTACGGGAATGTGGAAAGGATCCTTAAAGGGGTGGCTGAGCTATTGTCCAGCCGCGATCAGGTCGTCCGGGAACTCATGAAGCAGCGCATGCCCACCCTGACCTCCTTCTGTGTCCTCGTAGCCGACCTCCAGGATTCCAGCAGGATCTGCGCGGAACTGGCGCCGGAGGATTATTTCGAACTCATCAACGATATCTGGAAGACCATGGAAAGCTCCTTCCGGAGCTACTACGGCACGTATGGAAAGCATGTCGGCGACGGGATGGTTTATTACTTTCTCCGGGATCGGGATTCCAACTACCTGATGAACGCAATCGCCTGCTCGGTGGAGCTGAAGGAAAAGATGGCGCGCCTCAGCCATGAATGGAAGCTTCGCAAGGGATGGTTCAACGATCTGTATCTAAACATCGGAATCAACGAAGGTCAGGAGTTCTTCGGCACGATCCCCACAGCCCCGAATGTCGAGTTCACTGCTCTGGGGGATTCGGTCAACTATGCATCCCGCCTGTCGGACTTTGCGCGTCGCGGTTCCATCTGGACAACGAAGAATCTTCTGAGCAAGTTGAGCGAAGAAGAACGGAAGAGAATCCGATACGGGGTGCCAAGCCATCAGGAAGGCCGGGAGGTCACCATTGAGAACCTGTATTCGAGGGTCATGGACATGATCAGTCCGGAAAGCCCCAAATATCGAAAATTCCTTGATATCGCGGCGCTCCCCATCACCCAGGTCCTCTCCGTGGCACCCCAGAAGAACGATTGACCGTTTTTCCCGCATGCATGATGAGCTTCGAGGGGTCCCGACAAGGGGCCCCTTGTCCTTTCCGGATACCGGAAACACAAAGCGCTTGAAGGTCGCCCCGATTGCTGCTAACATGCGCCGCGATTGAGACGGGGTGTTGCAGATGCGGGCCGTCATCCAGCGTGTCTCCGAGGCCGGGGTAACGGTCGGAGGAGAAAGCCTTTCCACAATCGGTGCCGGACTCTTGGTCTTCCTGGGTGTACAGCAGGGGGACGGGGAAGCGGACGCCGATTATCTCCTGGAAAAGATCATCAATCTGCGGATCTTCGAGGATCCGGACGGCAAAATGAACCTTTCCCTGGTCGATACGGGAGGTTCCATGCTCGTTATCTCGCAGTTCACCCTGCTGGCGGATTGCCGGAAAGGACGACGGCCCTCTTTTGCACATGCGGAGGAACCGGCACGAGCCAGGGATCTCTATGAATACTTCGTCGGAAAATCGCGGGACAGGCTCGACGGCCGAGTCGGGCAAGGCGAGTTTCAGGCCATGATGAAGGTTCGCCTCGTCAATGACGGTCCCGTCACGATATGGATCGACAGCAGGAGAGAAACCTGAATCAAGATGGAAAACGTGAAGGAAAACATCCCCCTCTGTGATATTCGGATCGACCGGGACGGAGTCTGGTACTTCCGGGGCGCCGTCATGTTCCGCAAGGAAATCGTCAATTATTTCTATGAGCACCTCCGACTCGACGAAGAGGGGAGGTACTGGATCGATCTGGGGCACGACTGCTGCGTCATTGACGTGGAAGATACCCCGTTCGTTGTCCGGGCCGTCTACCGGTCCCGGGAAGACAACGGGAACGGAGAACGAATCGATCTGCTCCTGTGCGACGACACACTTGAACTCCTCGATCCGGCCAGCCTGTCCATGACACAGGAGAATGTACCCTACTGTTCGGTCAGGGGGGGCCGTTTTCCCGCGCGCTTCTCAAGGCCTGCTTATTACCAGCTGGCCGAGCACAT
This DNA window, taken from Syntrophales bacterium, encodes the following:
- a CDS encoding adenylate/guanylate cyclase domain-containing protein — encoded protein: MAELLSSRDQVVRELMKQRMPTLTSFCVLVADLQDSSRICAELAPEDYFELINDIWKTMESSFRSYYGTYGKHVGDGMVYYFLRDRDSNYLMNAIACSVELKEKMARLSHEWKLRKGWFNDLYLNIGINEGQEFFGTIPTAPNVEFTALGDSVNYASRLSDFARRGSIWTTKNLLSKLSEEERKRIRYGVPSHQEGREVTIENLYSRVMDMISPESPKYRKFLDIAALPITQVLSVAPQKND
- the dtd gene encoding D-aminoacyl-tRNA deacylase, producing MRAVIQRVSEAGVTVGGESLSTIGAGLLVFLGVQQGDGEADADYLLEKIINLRIFEDPDGKMNLSLVDTGGSMLVISQFTLLADCRKGRRPSFAHAEEPARARDLYEYFVGKSRDRLDGRVGQGEFQAMMKVRLVNDGPVTIWIDSRRET
- a CDS encoding DUF1285 domain-containing protein → MENVKENIPLCDIRIDRDGVWYFRGAVMFRKEIVNYFYEHLRLDEEGRYWIDLGHDCCVIDVEDTPFVVRAVYRSREDNGNGERIDLLLCDDTLELLDPASLSMTQENVPYCSVRGGRFPARFSRPAYYQLAEHIEYDARRDAFYLSLNGQAYDLLQRKFPEI